The Candidatus Sericytochromatia bacterium genome has a window encoding:
- a CDS encoding phosphatidylserine/phosphatidylglycerophosphate/cardiolipin synthase family protein, with translation MRERILSIQDRRLSPPSSGASFKGPLGPRRVVARDGTHGVEHLALDRPTFRNQVNLHVTADESREAILRAIRDSRESFWIEMFIWRHDTSGRAIAQALIDRKQRALAEGKPFDAKVLIDWSGLRDVSKPGQDTEIVDFLRQGGIEVLTFNRGGVDPSAAGVTPITHRKLFIQDGHRFLSGGRNIGDEYLQQTFINPKNQKEYSWHDLMFTIEGPETGRVQLEFLKNWVRAGGSLPKYLPAAQAAPGGTAWVQSVTTDPHARSTELRDTHLKLIRYAEREIRLVYPYFSDDQMMAELIAAKRRHPRLKVKVLLPGKGERGIPGLIFGNLNLESARQLLAAGIEVRFLEKRPEGPERVEAFSHFKALAVDGKVLSLGSANGDARTLAHNHELNAIIRDPRLAENFIQRVLEPDWASAEVIDTATICAQPWWRRLLQQGLELLDFLF, from the coding sequence GTGCGTGAACGAATCCTCAGCATCCAGGACCGGCGGTTATCCCCGCCGTCCTCGGGGGCATCCTTCAAGGGCCCTCTGGGGCCCCGCCGCGTGGTGGCCCGCGACGGCACGCACGGCGTCGAACACCTCGCGCTTGACCGCCCGACCTTCCGCAATCAAGTCAACCTGCACGTCACCGCCGATGAATCGCGCGAGGCGATCCTGCGGGCGATTCGGGACTCCCGGGAGTCCTTCTGGATCGAGATGTTCATCTGGCGGCACGACACCTCGGGTCGGGCGATCGCCCAGGCCCTGATCGACCGCAAGCAGCGGGCCCTGGCGGAGGGCAAGCCCTTTGACGCCAAGGTCCTGATCGACTGGAGTGGCCTGCGGGATGTCAGCAAGCCGGGGCAGGACACTGAAATCGTCGATTTCTTGCGCCAGGGCGGGATCGAGGTGTTGACCTTCAATCGTGGTGGCGTGGATCCCTCGGCGGCCGGCGTCACCCCGATCACCCACCGCAAGCTGTTCATCCAGGATGGGCACCGCTTTCTTTCCGGCGGGCGCAACATCGGCGATGAATACCTGCAGCAGACCTTCATCAACCCCAAGAATCAGAAAGAATACTCCTGGCACGACCTGATGTTCACGATTGAAGGCCCGGAAACCGGGCGGGTCCAGCTGGAATTCTTGAAAAACTGGGTGCGCGCCGGGGGCAGCTTGCCCAAGTACCTGCCCGCCGCGCAAGCCGCGCCCGGTGGCACGGCCTGGGTGCAGTCCGTCACGACTGACCCGCACGCGCGCAGCACCGAGTTGCGGGACACCCACCTGAAACTGATTCGCTACGCCGAACGCGAGATCCGGCTGGTCTATCCCTACTTTTCCGACGACCAGATGATGGCCGAGCTGATCGCAGCCAAGCGTCGCCATCCTCGCTTGAAGGTGAAAGTCCTGCTACCCGGCAAGGGGGAGCGCGGCATCCCCGGGCTGATTTTCGGCAACCTGAATCTAGAAAGCGCCCGCCAGTTGCTGGCGGCCGGGATCGAGGTGCGCTTCCTGGAGAAACGCCCGGAAGGGCCCGAGCGGGTGGAAGCCTTCAGCCATTTCAAGGCCCTGGCCGTCGACGGCAAGGTGCTGTCGCTCGGTTCGGCGAACGGCGATGCGCGCACGCTGGCACACAATCACGAACTGAACGCGATCATCCGCGATCCCCGACTGGCGGAGAACTTCATCCAGCGCGTGCTGGAGCCGGATTGGGCCAGTGCCGAGGTGATCGACACCGCCACCATCTGCGCCCAGCCCTGGTGGCGCCGGCTACTGCAGCAGGGCCTGGAATTGCTCGACTTCCTGTTCTGA